The Cyanobacteria bacterium QS_8_64_29 genome contains a region encoding:
- a CDS encoding rhomboid family intramembrane serine protease, protein MPDRRPNALGRTLAAQMSILGSVLAAMWCLELADQLLLQGWLDRFGIVPRSWLGLRGIVLAPFLHGSLAHLAANTVPLAVLGWLVMLPRTSDFWLVSAAAALVGGAGTLLLGAPQTVHLGASTLIFGYLGFLLLRGYFQRNALSIVLSLGVAALYGSALLGVLPLQPGVSWQSHLFGFLGGALTARART, encoded by the coding sequence ATGCCCGATCGCCGCCCCAACGCGCTGGGTCGCACCCTGGCTGCGCAAATGAGCATCCTGGGCAGCGTGCTTGCTGCCATGTGGTGCCTGGAACTTGCCGATCAGCTCCTGCTGCAAGGTTGGCTGGATCGCTTCGGCATCGTGCCGCGCAGCTGGCTGGGCCTGCGCGGCATCGTCCTAGCGCCTTTTTTGCATGGGAGCTTGGCCCACCTGGCAGCTAACACAGTACCGCTTGCAGTGTTGGGGTGGCTGGTCATGCTGCCGCGAACCAGCGACTTTTGGTTGGTCAGCGCTGCCGCTGCGCTGGTGGGTGGCGCCGGAACGTTGCTGCTGGGCGCGCCCCAGACCGTCCATTTGGGGGCTAGCACGCTCATCTTTGGCTATTTGGGATTTTTGCTGCTGCGCGGCTACTTCCAGCGCAATGCCCTCTCGATTGTGCTCTCGTTGGGCGTTGCAGCGCTCTACGGCAGCGCGCTGCTGGGCGTTCTGCCGCTCCAGCCTGGAGTATCCTGGCAAAGCCACCTATTTGGGTTCCTAGGCGGGGCCCTCACCGCCCGAGCCCGCACTTGA
- a CDS encoding TIGR02450 family Trp-rich protein, producing the protein MAKRKSQRKWPHLVGSKWTARQPRWGWRHFHAINCQNLGKRVFVELVATCDAQTRFWVAARQLQDRQLWQPGWCRLSELPEATDGRAWEQD; encoded by the coding sequence ATGGCCAAGCGCAAGTCGCAACGCAAATGGCCGCACCTGGTGGGCTCTAAGTGGACGGCCCGCCAGCCCAGGTGGGGATGGCGGCACTTCCACGCCATCAACTGTCAAAACCTCGGGAAGCGGGTCTTTGTCGAGCTGGTTGCAACTTGCGACGCCCAGACCCGATTTTGGGTTGCGGCGCGGCAACTGCAAGATCGTCAGCTTTGGCAGCCCGGATGGTGCCGCCTGAGCGAGCTGCCCGAGGCAACGGATGGGCGAGCGTGGGAACAGGACTAG
- the scpB gene encoding SMC-Scp complex subunit ScpB: protein MANGQSRRLATTLEAILYLKGRPLSLAELAAQAGCDREAAEAALLALMDDYAHRDSALEVVETPSGYSLQLREAFQDLVRALIPAELGVGTLRTLAAIALKSPVLQSELIELRGSGAYQQVQELVNAGFVRKQRQAEGRSYWLSVTERFHQYFEIDPDSQVLTRAG from the coding sequence ATGGCAAACGGGCAATCCCGCCGCTTGGCCACGACCCTAGAAGCCATTTTGTACCTCAAAGGGCGGCCCTTGTCCCTAGCCGAGCTGGCCGCCCAGGCCGGTTGCGATCGCGAGGCTGCTGAAGCGGCCCTACTAGCGCTGATGGATGACTACGCCCACCGCGACAGTGCCCTGGAGGTGGTGGAGACCCCCTCTGGGTACAGCTTGCAACTGCGCGAGGCGTTTCAGGATCTGGTCCGGGCGCTCATCCCGGCCGAGCTGGGGGTGGGAACGTTGCGCACCCTCGCCGCGATCGCGCTCAAATCGCCCGTGCTGCAATCCGAGCTCATCGAGCTGCGCGGTAGCGGCGCCTACCAGCAGGTGCAGGAGCTAGTGAATGCAGGCTTTGTGCGCAAGCAGCGCCAGGCCGAGGGGCGTTCCTACTGGCTGAGCGTGACCGAGCGGTTCCACCAATACTTTGAAATCGACCCCGACTCGCAGGTTTTAACCCGTGCCGGCTGA